In Pseudobdellovibrionaceae bacterium, the following proteins share a genomic window:
- a CDS encoding TolC family protein, producing the protein MMNFVGYISGAIATFMFTAGGARAEVLRLNPQHVVDRILSQGLTPQELALDEQQKEKEYLEALSELDWTLGAETNFEEDRGESLTGTSNLKDQKLVMGLSLNKSISSGTDFELGYQRQSQKSELSSFAQNINLPEAQTQDQLHLKISQHLWQNGFGTAHRSRLSRAQEVLKNASSQRLEGLEDALVEGMKKYWDAFVAQENLKESLAAKDRYENLVKIVGNKSRVGFTNPGELSRVQAEFEEQLQRVKSNSLAYLTAADELLVLLRYPVGQDLEFEIKEVLPPLPRLQAKDLKQLRPYQIAEKELAIAADDLRWSRSQQAPQLDLVGEARFTGVEEQPSDAFAEMSGLGRPTYYMGVQFSTSLDGRQRRAEISFKTAEHKRKQLHLQKKADELESQLREKERQSQAQLQIAESAGRMVDLRQKAVKELERAYRQGRSTISDVILAYNAFFAAQTKKSRAIGDYHIALNELASTRDELIAGYTVQTKESGQ; encoded by the coding sequence GTGATGAATTTTGTCGGTTATATCAGTGGAGCAATTGCCACCTTCATGTTCACAGCGGGCGGAGCCCGCGCCGAAGTCTTGCGTCTTAACCCTCAACATGTGGTGGATCGAATACTGAGTCAAGGTCTTACGCCACAGGAGCTTGCTCTCGACGAACAGCAAAAGGAAAAGGAATATCTGGAAGCTCTCAGCGAACTGGATTGGACTCTCGGAGCCGAGACCAATTTCGAGGAAGACCGCGGCGAAAGCCTCACGGGCACCAGCAATCTCAAAGATCAAAAACTGGTGATGGGCTTGAGTCTCAACAAAAGTATTTCTAGTGGAACGGACTTTGAGCTCGGCTATCAACGTCAGTCGCAAAAGAGTGAACTCAGCTCCTTTGCGCAAAATATCAATCTGCCGGAAGCACAAACCCAGGACCAGCTTCATCTCAAGATTTCCCAGCACCTATGGCAAAACGGGTTTGGCACTGCTCACCGCTCACGCCTGAGCCGAGCCCAAGAAGTTCTTAAAAATGCCTCCTCGCAAAGACTCGAAGGACTCGAAGATGCTCTCGTGGAAGGTATGAAAAAGTATTGGGATGCCTTTGTTGCTCAGGAAAATCTTAAAGAAAGCCTGGCCGCCAAAGACCGTTATGAAAACCTAGTCAAGATTGTTGGCAATAAATCTAGGGTTGGCTTCACCAACCCCGGGGAGTTGTCCCGAGTGCAAGCGGAGTTCGAGGAACAGTTGCAAAGGGTTAAATCCAACTCTCTCGCCTATTTGACGGCCGCCGATGAACTCCTCGTACTGCTTCGCTACCCGGTCGGCCAAGACCTGGAGTTTGAAATCAAAGAGGTTCTCCCGCCTCTCCCGCGCCTTCAGGCCAAGGATCTGAAACAACTGCGCCCCTACCAAATTGCTGAGAAGGAATTGGCCATCGCTGCTGATGATCTTCGCTGGAGCCGCTCCCAGCAGGCTCCCCAACTAGACCTTGTTGGCGAAGCCCGCTTCACCGGGGTTGAAGAACAACCTTCGGATGCTTTTGCGGAAATGTCGGGCTTGGGTCGACCGACCTACTATATGGGAGTTCAGTTCTCCACTTCCCTTGATGGACGACAGAGACGGGCAGAGATCAGCTTTAAAACCGCAGAACATAAACGCAAGCAGCTTCATTTGCAGAAGAAAGCCGATGAACTGGAAAGTCAGCTCCGAGAAAAGGAACGCCAGAGCCAGGCCCAGCTGCAGATTGCCGAAAGTGCCGGACGCATGGTGGACCTGCGCCAAAAGGCAGTCAAGGAACTGGAACGGGCTTACCGCCAAGGTCGCTCGACGATTAGTGACGTGATACTTGCCTACAATGCCTTTTTTGCCGCGCAAACCAAAAAGTCACGCGCCATTGGTGATTACCATATTGCGCTTAACGAATTGGCCTCCACACGAGATGAGCTCATTGCCGGCTACACGGTGCAAACCAAGGAGTCCGGCCAATGA
- a CDS encoding nucleotide excision repair endonuclease — protein sequence MEPQQLESRQPAPKQHTLIDIESGFRRRFGLEFFRRIPSEPGVYFLKDRTRQILYVGKSKNLRQRLTSYRYLHKREGARKWRRLLEQVYAVDWSVTANPKDAELLENRLLRELKPPFNTMNTRPEGYYYWGVAWFDSNLSLLLRTQQSEVARHRVFGAFRGRQLCQRAQTALMRLFHWTLLPGAPLPQPLNRPLALSMEKLEWKGSPLPEGIRGFWAFLLENYLSGRDDSLISTFSDHLKRTENLFSEAFYLRWLEEDLETLKQFFRLGPQRIFQARQELRLGDGPIAQDQVDDLYTHLAHSEFQQITGDRSHATDWHPQ from the coding sequence TTGGAACCACAGCAACTGGAATCACGACAGCCCGCTCCAAAACAGCACACCTTAATTGATATTGAAAGCGGCTTTCGACGCCGTTTTGGCTTGGAGTTTTTTCGTCGTATCCCGAGTGAACCGGGGGTTTATTTTTTGAAGGACCGGACTCGTCAAATTCTCTATGTGGGAAAATCAAAAAATCTCCGTCAACGACTCACTTCTTATCGTTACCTGCACAAAAGGGAAGGGGCCCGCAAGTGGCGAAGACTACTTGAGCAAGTCTATGCCGTCGATTGGTCGGTCACTGCCAACCCGAAAGACGCCGAGTTATTGGAAAATCGGCTGCTCAGGGAACTCAAACCACCCTTTAACACCATGAATACAAGACCGGAGGGCTACTACTATTGGGGTGTGGCCTGGTTTGACTCCAATCTCTCATTGCTATTACGTACGCAACAGAGTGAAGTCGCTCGCCACCGGGTGTTTGGCGCTTTTCGCGGCCGCCAACTCTGCCAGCGGGCTCAGACGGCACTCATGCGCCTGTTTCATTGGACACTTTTGCCAGGCGCACCTCTGCCTCAACCCCTTAACAGACCCTTAGCCCTCTCTATGGAGAAGTTGGAGTGGAAGGGCTCACCGCTACCGGAGGGGATTAGAGGTTTTTGGGCTTTCCTCCTAGAAAATTATCTTAGCGGCCGGGACGACAGCCTGATTTCGACCTTTTCCGATCACCTAAAACGCACGGAAAACCTATTCAGCGAGGCTTTTTATTTGCGATGGCTTGAGGAAGATCTGGAAACACTTAAGCAGTTCTTTCGCCTTGGCCCTCAACGGATTTTTCAAGCCCGACAGGAATTGCGGCTGGGGGACGGACCGATTGCCCAAGACCAGGTGGATGACTTGTACACCCACCTGGCACATTCGGAGTTTCAACAGATTACTGGCGACAGAAGTCATGCCACTGATTGGCATCCTCAATAA